The Candidatus Binataceae bacterium region AGCTCGCGTTTGGTTAGCATGGCCCTTTGTTCTTCCGGCTCCGGGAAGCTCTCCGTGATGGGCAATTCCAAATTCATATTGGTACCTTCCCTTTGACATATCGTGGCCATCTCGCGTGCGGCCACTCTCCATTCTGGAGCAGCGCCGACTTCTATGCGCACGCTTGCATCCCTTGAGATTCACCGTACGCAATCGGGGTCTGAACCTCCCATGCCACCTGCTGCGCGGACGGAACCACAAAGGGACGCAACCGTAGGCCCTTTTTAAAGCGCAGAGTCGCAAACTCATCGTCGGTCTCGACCGGCAGTTGAGACGAGGCTGCTACTAGTTTCTCGAGCGCTTCGTCTCGCAGGATTACCGGCTGCACCCACGGGAAACCCTCTGCAGTTTTGAGATAAATGAATTGGACGGGTCTTCCGAACGGTACAAAACCCATCGCGCGGTAGAACCCCCAATGGTCGGACATGCCCACCGCAAGATAGGCGAGAACCGCCCGCGGATTTCTGCGCGCGATCTGGATCGCGCCGCCGCACCACATCTTCATGCCAGCGCCCGGCGCGAGCGACCAGTGATCGCTACATTCAAAGACGGCACGCTCGGGCCAGTGTGAGAGATCCGGACCCGGGCAGGTTCGCGGAAACATTTCCAAGTCGTGGATTGCCATCCCAGCAATCATGCTTTCGGCCGGACTGCCGCTATCCGGGAAAAGCCCGTACAATTCCGAAGCCGCCAGGCGTGCGCGATTGTCGACCTGTCCATTGGTTACACCCGTGAAATGCGTCAGTTGTTCATCGCGGGCTTGTCGCAGACGCTCCTCAAAGATTCGGCGTTGATAACTTGTGCTCAGTAGCCTTACTTCCATCGACATCTCCTTTTGACAGCGATCCAGGACGTTAAAATTCTTTGACAGCGATCCAGAATGTTAAAATTCGATCCTAAAGAAGCCGATCGTAACGACGTAGCCTGTAAAAAGCACACAGATCCCTCGTATATTTCCCCAGTACTTACAGCGCTCACGATGCGAAGCGAATGCTCCCTTTAGGCTTACTGAGCGAAAGACGACATCGAAAGGTAAGGGCTGATCAAGTTGCCATCAGGCCGTGGTATGAATAAGCTTCGGTGTGTTATATCGTGTCTGGTGGCTACGATGACCGGTAAGAAAAGGGTTTCGAGCTTAGAAGGCTTGCTGAGTGCGATTCTTGCCTCGCCAGCACCACCCGCTGGAGTGCGGGCGCTCGGAATCGGGAATGGCGGCCTTGAGGTTCACTCGCTTACCACAAGAGAGTACGGGCCATCGGTACGCAAAATTTTCGGGCGCGGCGAACTTAAGGAATTGCTTTCCGAAGCGCGGCGTATGGTGTGGCCCCATCTAAACAAGCGCCCACTTCGGTTGGGTTCGGCGCGGGAATTCCGGGAAGCGTGGTCGCCTCTGGGAATAGACTTTAGAATGGCAAAACTGCGATCGCCCAGGGGGATGGCATTGCTGGGGTTCTATGTTGGCAGGAGTCCGGTGTCGAAGCGGCCGTTGATTTGTGTCAATACTGCTCACCATCGGGCCGCAATGAGCGGGGCCTTCGCGCATGAGATGGGGCATCACCTGACTGCCAGAATGTTTGGATTCCACCAGGAGGAAGAGCCGCATCACATGGGATATTCCGGGTATGGATTCCATTTGGATGACCCGCCCGAGCTGGCGGCTGACGTATTCGTGAGTCTCGGCATCTTTCCGCAAAGGGTCGCGCAACAGTGTTTCGAGAAAAGCCGTAGCCCGTCGATTGGAATTGGCGTAACGTCCTCGAACGGTATCGTCGGGGCAGTAGCATACGTGGCAAACAAATATGGGTTCAATGGTGATCCCAATTTGCCGCAGGAAAATCGAGTACAGTATCTAGCCGGAGTGCTTCACTACGCAAAGCTGCGCAAGGCACTGTTCGACGAGTTTCAAATCTAACCTACCTTGCTGAATAAGGATTACGTGAATACAGACAACAAGTTCGGACGAATGTTGAAAGAACAGCGCCAGGGCCATGGACTGACGCAGCGTGAATTGGCGGCGCGCATCGACGTCAAGGCCAGTCATGTGGCTTATCTAGAGACCGGGCAGCGCAAGCCTTCTCTGGCGCTTCTCGGACGGATTGCCGATACCCTGCGCCTCGATCGGCAGAAACTCTTCGTTATGGCTCACCCCGAGGCACGGGCGATGATGCCCCCCTCCAGGCCCCTACGCACCAAAACTCCGAAAGAGGCATGGCGCACGCTGCTCAACGATCGGGCGCTGCTCAACCGCTATCAGGTCACCAAGCGGGAACTTCAAGCGCTCAGGCAACTGAGCATGCTGGGCTACGCGATGACCCGCCGGGAATTCGTCGCGATCGTGACGCTTATCCGCCGCGATCCCGAAGACGAATAGGTGCGGAGTTTCTCCCTGCGCAAAGCGGCTTCCCCCAAGCGTACCGAACACAATCCTCTAGTATGAGCGAGAGCCGCATTACCTTTCCTTGCGGCGACCTGAAACTGGAGGGACTGCTCACGCTGCCGGAGCCTGAAGCTCCGGGCGCGGCGGTGGTGTGCCATCCACATCCGATGTACGGCGGTTCCATGCACAACAATGTAGTTGAAGCTGTACTCGAGGCGCTCTGGCGACGACAGCTTGCCACCCTGCGGTTCAACTTTCGCGGTGTTGGCGACAGCGAAGGGGAGTATGACGGCGGCGAGGGCGAGCTTGACGACGTGCGTGAGGCGGTTGCATTTCTTGCCGGCAAGGCCGGGGTCAAGTCCGTGTTGCTGGCTGGATACTCTTTTGGTGCTTCGGTGTCATTGCGGGCCGGCCTCACCGACCCTGCCGTAGATCGTCTGGTGCTAGTGGCGCTGCCGGTCGCAGGGATGACTGGCCCAGGTGATTCCATCTCCAAACCGGTCCTGCTGGTGTCAGGCGATCGTGACTCCTACTCGCCGCTCGAGCCTCTGCGGACACTCGCCGGTAAACTGGGCAGCCGCGCGCGCCTGGAAATCCTCGCAGGCGCGGACCATTTCTTCGGCGGTTACGAGGCTCGGCTCTCTGCACTCATCGGCGCGGCGCTTGCGGAGCGCTGAACGTCACGACCGTCAGGGTCGCGGAGCGTCTCGGGTCGCTTCCCAGATCGCATAGAACGGGTCGTCCGGGTTCGCTTGCGCCAAATCGATAATCTGCCGAATCGTGGCCTTGAGATCGCCGTGATTCAGTCGCGCAAGAGTCTCGAAATTGTCCAGGTCATGGAAGTAGATGAGGTAGTTGATCAGGACCGCATTGTTGAGCGGCTCCTTGTCGAGATCAAAGCGTTCCAGACCGTTCAGGCCGGGCGCGAGACGCGCATAGTCTGCTTGGATCTGCGCGAAAGCGGCTTCGCGTTGCTGAAGAATTTCTGCCTTGGGGCGGCCGCTCATATAAATCTTGAGCAGCCGCGCCTGCTCACCGAGTAGGAAGCGCGAGAACTTGAGATTGCTCTCCAGCATGGAGCGCGCCTCGGCCGCATCGCGCGAGTCGGCACCCTCAGTCGCTTCGAAGAACTCGACCGCACCCCTCGCGCCGACCCAGGTCGCGGCAGATTCGTCGAACATCACGTGCCCGGGCAGAAAATAGGTGCGGTGAAAGAGTTCGTGGATTATGACGCTAGCCAGTTCCACCCGATCGAGCCGCAAAAGGTTGGACAACAGCGGATCGTCGAAAAAGCCGAGGCTCGAAAATGCTACCGCCGATCGTACCATCGTGTCGTATCCCGCCGTTTCCATCTCGCGTGCTTGCGCCTGGGCTTGGGACTCTTCGAAATAACCGCGATAGGGGACCGAGCCGACCACCGGAAACCACCAGGTGTACGGCCTCAAGGAGTCGCGCGGCGCCGCCATGACCACGTGGACAATCGCTCCCTGATCGACCTGGGCCACCGTGAGGT contains the following coding sequences:
- a CDS encoding helix-turn-helix transcriptional regulator, with the protein product MNTDNKFGRMLKEQRQGHGLTQRELAARIDVKASHVAYLETGQRKPSLALLGRIADTLRLDRQKLFVMAHPEARAMMPPSRPLRTKTPKEAWRTLLNDRALLNRYQVTKRELQALRQLSMLGYAMTRREFVAIVTLIRRDPEDE
- a CDS encoding alpha/beta fold hydrolase, which produces MSESRITFPCGDLKLEGLLTLPEPEAPGAAVVCHPHPMYGGSMHNNVVEAVLEALWRRQLATLRFNFRGVGDSEGEYDGGEGELDDVREAVAFLAGKAGVKSVLLAGYSFGASVSLRAGLTDPAVDRLVLVALPVAGMTGPGDSISKPVLLVSGDRDSYSPLEPLRTLAGKLGSRARLEILAGADHFFGGYEARLSALIGAALAER
- a CDS encoding aminopeptidase; the protein is MKRWIDRLARLGATCLRPRSLASLLIALTASLTFSGCGIGYIGRGAYEEARLLWNRRPISAELASDQPLSPQLRTKLETVLRVREFAADKLGLNTGGAYLTVAQVDQGAIVHVVMAAPRDSLRPYTWWFPVVGSVPYRGYFEESQAQAQAREMETAGYDTMVRSAVAFSSLGFFDDPLLSNLLRLDRVELASVIIHELFHRTYFLPGHVMFDESAATWVGARGAVEFFEATEGADSRDAAEARSMLESNLKFSRFLLGEQARLLKIYMSGRPKAEILQQREAAFAQIQADYARLAPGLNGLERFDLDKEPLNNAVLINYLIYFHDLDNFETLARLNHGDLKATIRQIIDLAQANPDDPFYAIWEATRDAPRP